Proteins encoded by one window of Streptomyces sp. ALI-76-A:
- the argJ gene encoding bifunctional glutamate N-acetyltransferase/amino-acid acetyltransferase ArgJ: MSVTAAQGFTAAGIAAGIKENGNPDLALVVNTGPRRAAAGVFTSNRVKAAPVLWSEQVLKSGQVSAVILNSGGANACTGPKGFQDTHATAEKVAEVLGLGAGEVAVASTGLIGILLPMDKLLPGVEQAAGALSEHGGEKAAIAIKTTDSVHKTSVVTKDGWTVGGMAKGAGMLAPGLATMLVVLTTDADLDSATLDRALRAATKVTFDRVDSDGCMSTNDTVLLLASGASAASPGYEEFAEAVRAVCDDLGQQLIRDAEGASKDIKVEVINAASEDDAVEVGRSIARNNLLKCAIHGEDPNWGRVLSAIGTTRAAFEPDRLNVAINGVWVCKNGGVGEDRDTVDMRYREVHVVADLAAGTETATIWTNDLTADYVHENSAYSS, translated from the coding sequence GTGAGCGTCACGGCAGCACAGGGGTTCACGGCCGCGGGCATCGCCGCCGGGATCAAGGAGAACGGCAACCCGGACCTGGCCCTCGTGGTCAACACCGGGCCCCGCCGCGCCGCCGCCGGCGTCTTCACCTCCAACCGCGTCAAGGCCGCGCCGGTCCTGTGGTCCGAGCAGGTACTCAAGAGCGGCCAGGTGTCCGCCGTGATCCTCAACTCCGGCGGCGCCAACGCCTGTACGGGGCCCAAGGGCTTCCAGGACACCCACGCCACCGCCGAGAAGGTGGCCGAGGTGCTCGGTCTCGGCGCCGGTGAGGTCGCCGTCGCCTCCACCGGCCTGATCGGCATCCTGCTCCCGATGGACAAACTGCTCCCGGGAGTCGAGCAGGCCGCCGGGGCCCTGAGCGAGCACGGCGGTGAGAAGGCCGCCATCGCCATCAAGACCACCGACTCCGTCCACAAGACGTCCGTCGTCACCAAGGACGGCTGGACCGTCGGCGGCATGGCCAAGGGCGCCGGCATGCTCGCCCCCGGCCTGGCCACCATGCTGGTCGTCCTCACCACCGACGCCGACCTCGACAGCGCCACCCTGGACCGGGCCCTGCGCGCCGCCACCAAGGTCACCTTCGACCGGGTCGACTCCGACGGCTGCATGTCCACCAACGACACCGTGCTGCTGCTGGCCTCCGGGGCCTCCGCGGCCAGCCCCGGGTACGAGGAGTTCGCGGAGGCCGTACGCGCCGTCTGCGACGACCTCGGACAGCAGCTGATCCGGGACGCCGAGGGCGCCAGCAAGGACATCAAGGTCGAGGTGATCAACGCCGCGAGCGAGGACGACGCCGTCGAGGTGGGCCGCTCCATCGCCCGCAACAACCTCCTCAAGTGCGCGATCCACGGCGAGGACCCCAACTGGGGCCGGGTGCTCTCGGCGATCGGCACCACCCGGGCCGCCTTCGAACCGGACCGGCTGAACGTCGCCATCAACGGCGTCTGGGTGTGCAAGAACGGCGGCGTCGGCGAGGACCGCGACACGGTCGACATGCGCTACCGCGAGGTGCACGTCGTCGCCGACCTCGCCGCCGGCACCGAGACGGCCACCATCTGGACCAACGACCTCACCGCCGACTACGTCCACGAGAACAGCGCGTACTCATCATGA
- the argC gene encoding N-acetyl-gamma-glutamyl-phosphate reductase: MAVRAAVAGASGYAGGELLRLLLAHPEVEIGALTGNSNAGQRLGALQPHLLPLAGRVLQETTADVLAGHDVVFLALPHGQSAAVAEQLGPDVLVVDMGADFRLADAADWETFYGSPHAGTWPYGLPELPGGRAALEGSRRVAVPGCYPTAVSLALFPAYAAQLAETEAVIVAASGTSGAGKAPKPHLLGSEVMGSMSPYGVGGGHRHTPEMIQNLSAAAGERVSVSFTPTLAPMPRGILATCTAKARPGVTAQTVRAAYEKAFADEPFVHLLPEGQWPATASVHGSNAVQVQVAYDAAAGRIIAISAIDNLTKGTAGGAVQSMNIALGLPEELGLSTIGVAP, translated from the coding sequence ATGGCGGTACGTGCGGCAGTGGCCGGAGCGAGCGGATACGCGGGCGGGGAACTCCTGCGGCTGCTCCTGGCGCACCCCGAGGTCGAGATCGGTGCCCTGACCGGCAACTCCAACGCGGGTCAGCGGCTCGGCGCGCTCCAGCCGCACCTGCTGCCGCTGGCCGGCCGGGTGCTCCAGGAGACCACCGCCGACGTCCTCGCCGGACACGACGTCGTCTTCCTCGCACTGCCGCACGGGCAGTCCGCCGCCGTCGCCGAGCAGCTCGGCCCGGACGTCCTCGTCGTCGACATGGGCGCCGACTTCCGGCTCGCGGACGCGGCCGACTGGGAGACGTTCTACGGCTCCCCGCACGCCGGCACCTGGCCCTACGGCCTGCCCGAACTGCCGGGTGGCCGCGCCGCGCTGGAGGGGTCCAGGCGCGTCGCGGTGCCCGGCTGCTACCCGACCGCCGTCTCGCTCGCCCTCTTCCCGGCGTACGCCGCCCAACTCGCCGAGACGGAGGCCGTGATCGTCGCCGCGTCCGGGACGTCCGGCGCCGGCAAGGCGCCCAAGCCGCACCTGCTGGGCAGCGAGGTCATGGGCTCCATGTCGCCGTACGGCGTCGGCGGCGGCCACCGGCACACGCCCGAGATGATCCAGAACCTCAGCGCGGCGGCGGGGGAGCGGGTCAGCGTCTCCTTCACGCCGACCCTCGCGCCGATGCCCCGCGGTATCCTCGCCACCTGCACCGCCAAGGCCCGCCCCGGCGTCACCGCCCAGACCGTGCGCGCGGCCTACGAGAAGGCCTTCGCCGACGAGCCCTTCGTGCACCTGCTGCCCGAGGGGCAGTGGCCCGCCACGGCGTCCGTCCACGGTTCCAACGCCGTTCAGGTGCAGGTCGCGTACGACGCGGCCGCGGGCCGCATCATCGCGATCAGCGCCATCGACAACCTGACCAAGGGCACCGCGGGCGGTGCCGTCCAGAGCATGAACATCGCCCTCGGGCTTCCCGAGGAGCTCGGTCTTTCCACGATCGGAGTCGCACCGTGA
- a CDS encoding alpha-L-arabinofuranosidase C-terminal domain-containing protein: MSRTRTRWRLGLTATAFLVAAGLVPAPAHAEDVTDYAITVDPTAQGAKIDDTMYGVFFEDINRAADGGLYAELVQNRSFEYSTADNASYTPLTSWSVEGTAHALNDEGRLNDRNRTYLSVTAGSAVTNAGYNTGVHVAEGRKYDFSVWARATGGTTLTVGLQDADGTLATARRVAVRKSGWAKYTATLTATRTSSTGRLTVASSADAALDMVSLFPRDTYKHQPNGLRKDLAEKVAALRPGFLRFPGGCLVNTGSMEDYSEASGYQRKRAYQWKDTIGPVEERATNANFWGYNQSYGLGYYEYFRFAEDVGAMPLPVVPALVTGCGQNKATDDEALLKRHIQDALDLIEFANGPATSTWGGKRAAMGHPRPFRLTHIGVGNEENLPVEFMARFKRFRTAIEAKYPDITVVSNSGPDDSGSTFDTAWQLNRDADVAMVDEHYYNSPQWFLQNNDRYDSYDRGGPKVFLGEYASQGNAFKNGLAEAAFMTGLERNADIVELASYAPLFANEDYVQWSPDMVWFNNHASWNSANYEVQKLFMTNVGDRVVPSTATGTPSLMGPITGAVGLSTWATTAAYDDVRVTGADGTALFGDDFSGDASRWTHTGGGAWSVQDGQYVQTDVAAENTMVSAGDPSWHDYDLHVKATKKSGKEGFLVAFGVKDTGNYYWWNLGGWNNTQSAVEQAVDGGKSTLLSKAGSIETGRAYDIDIEVRGRQVTLYLDGQEWGSFTDDKPAEPFRQVVTEDKKTGDLIVKVVNAQSSAARTAIDLGGAKVASTAKATTLTAAPDAVNTQTSTAVAPVSSTVSGVAARFTYTFPANSITFLRIRQR, translated from the coding sequence ATGTCACGCACCCGCACCCGCTGGAGACTCGGTCTCACGGCCACCGCCTTCCTGGTGGCGGCCGGCCTCGTCCCGGCACCCGCGCACGCCGAGGACGTCACCGACTACGCGATCACCGTCGATCCCACCGCCCAGGGCGCGAAGATCGACGACACGATGTACGGCGTCTTCTTCGAGGACATCAACCGGGCCGCGGACGGCGGTCTGTACGCCGAGCTGGTGCAGAACCGGTCCTTCGAGTACTCCACCGCCGACAACGCCTCGTACACGCCCCTCACCTCCTGGTCGGTCGAGGGCACCGCGCACGCCCTGAACGACGAGGGCCGGCTCAACGACCGCAACCGCACCTACCTGTCCGTCACCGCCGGTTCGGCCGTGACCAACGCCGGTTACAACACCGGCGTGCACGTGGCCGAGGGCAGGAAGTACGACTTCTCGGTGTGGGCCCGCGCCACCGGCGGCACCACCCTCACGGTCGGCCTCCAGGACGCCGACGGCACCCTGGCCACCGCCCGCCGGGTGGCCGTGCGCAAGAGCGGCTGGGCCAAGTACACCGCCACCCTCACCGCGACCCGCACCAGTTCCACCGGCCGCCTCACCGTCGCCTCCTCGGCCGACGCGGCGCTGGACATGGTGTCCCTCTTCCCGCGCGACACCTACAAGCACCAGCCGAACGGCCTGCGCAAGGACCTCGCCGAGAAGGTCGCCGCGCTCCGGCCGGGCTTCCTGCGCTTCCCCGGCGGCTGCCTGGTCAACACCGGCTCCATGGAGGACTACAGCGAGGCCTCCGGGTACCAGCGCAAGCGGGCCTACCAGTGGAAGGACACCATCGGCCCGGTCGAGGAGCGTGCCACCAACGCCAACTTCTGGGGGTACAACCAGAGTTACGGGCTCGGCTACTACGAGTACTTCCGCTTCGCCGAGGACGTCGGCGCGATGCCCCTGCCCGTGGTCCCGGCCCTGGTGACCGGCTGCGGCCAGAACAAGGCCACCGACGACGAGGCGCTGCTGAAGCGGCACATCCAGGACGCCCTCGACCTCATCGAGTTCGCCAACGGACCGGCGACCTCGACCTGGGGCGGGAAGCGCGCCGCGATGGGCCACCCGAGGCCGTTCCGCCTCACCCACATCGGGGTCGGCAACGAGGAGAACCTCCCCGTCGAGTTCATGGCCCGGTTCAAGCGGTTCCGCACCGCGATCGAGGCGAAGTACCCGGACATCACCGTGGTCTCCAACTCGGGCCCGGACGACAGCGGTTCGACCTTCGACACGGCCTGGCAGCTCAACCGGGACGCGGACGTCGCCATGGTCGACGAGCACTACTACAACAGCCCGCAGTGGTTCCTCCAGAACAACGACCGCTACGACTCCTACGACCGCGGCGGCCCGAAGGTCTTCCTCGGCGAGTACGCCTCCCAGGGCAACGCCTTCAAGAACGGTCTCGCCGAGGCCGCGTTCATGACCGGCCTGGAGCGCAACGCGGACATCGTCGAGCTAGCCTCGTACGCCCCGCTGTTCGCCAACGAGGACTATGTGCAGTGGAGCCCGGACATGGTGTGGTTCAACAACCACGCCTCCTGGAACTCCGCCAACTACGAGGTCCAGAAGCTGTTCATGACCAACGTCGGCGACCGGGTGGTGCCCTCGACGGCCACCGGCACCCCGTCGCTCATGGGCCCGATCACCGGCGCCGTCGGCCTGTCGACCTGGGCGACGACGGCGGCGTACGACGACGTGCGGGTGACGGGTGCGGACGGGACGGCCCTGTTCGGCGACGACTTCAGCGGTGACGCCTCGCGGTGGACCCACACCGGGGGTGGCGCCTGGAGCGTCCAGGACGGGCAGTACGTGCAGACCGACGTGGCCGCCGAGAACACCATGGTCTCGGCCGGCGACCCGTCCTGGCACGACTACGACCTGCACGTCAAGGCCACCAAGAAGTCCGGCAAGGAGGGCTTCCTCGTCGCCTTCGGGGTCAAGGACACCGGCAACTACTACTGGTGGAACCTGGGCGGCTGGAACAACACCCAGTCCGCCGTCGAGCAGGCCGTGGACGGCGGCAAGTCGACACTGCTCTCCAAGGCCGGGTCGATCGAGACGGGCCGCGCCTACGACATCGACATCGAGGTGCGGGGCCGGCAGGTCACCCTCTACCTCGACGGCCAGGAGTGGGGCAGCTTCACCGACGACAAGCCGGCCGAGCCGTTCCGGCAGGTCGTCACGGAGGACAAGAAGACCGGTGACCTGATCGTCAAGGTCGTCAACGCGCAGTCCTCGGCCGCCCGCACGGCGATCGACCTGGGCGGCGCGAAGGTGGCGTCCACGGCGAAGGCCACCACGCTGACCGCCGCGCCGGACGCGGTGAACACGCAGACGTCCACGGCGGTGGCGCCGGTCTCCTCGACCGTCTCCGGGGTGGCGGCCCGGTTCACGTACACCTTCCCGGCGAACTCGATCACCTTCCTGCGGATCAGGCAGAGGTAG
- a CDS encoding histidine phosphatase family protein → MQLRVTFVASARSSPLLAERFEDDRPLDQAGWDEVQRVAHDLIPLAAAELRYCSPAPRSRVTGEALGYGPLVQLALRDCDMGRWRGLTLGEAMAREPQAVDAWLTDPRATPHGGESLVDFVARVGSWLDTRPVEDGGRIVAVAEPSVIRAALVHVLGAPPATYWNIDVRPLSTTVVMGRAGRWNLRFDGGTAQGSRT, encoded by the coding sequence ATGCAACTACGGGTCACGTTCGTCGCCTCCGCGCGCAGCTCCCCACTGCTGGCCGAGCGCTTCGAGGACGACCGTCCGCTGGACCAGGCCGGCTGGGACGAGGTGCAGCGCGTCGCCCACGACCTGATCCCGCTCGCGGCGGCCGAGCTGCGCTACTGCTCACCGGCCCCGCGCAGCCGCGTCACCGGGGAGGCCCTCGGCTACGGGCCGCTCGTGCAGCTCGCCCTGCGCGACTGTGACATGGGGCGCTGGCGCGGACTGACCCTAGGTGAGGCGATGGCGCGTGAGCCGCAGGCGGTGGACGCCTGGCTCACCGACCCGCGGGCCACCCCGCACGGCGGCGAGTCGCTGGTGGACTTCGTCGCGCGGGTCGGGAGCTGGCTCGACACCCGGCCCGTCGAGGACGGGGGCCGGATCGTCGCCGTGGCCGAACCCTCGGTGATCCGCGCCGCCCTCGTGCACGTCCTCGGCGCGCCGCCCGCGACCTACTGGAACATCGACGTACGGCCCCTGTCGACGACCGTCGTCATGGGCCGGGCGGGCCGCTGGAACCTCCGCTTCGACGGCGGGACCGCTCAGGGCTCGCGGACGTAG
- a CDS encoding GNAT family N-acetyltransferase, whose amino-acid sequence MTDTDTDTPRLAEGYEISTDTDRVDAERVHRWLSTDAYWALGRPRERQDRAIDGSLNFGVYATVSGEQVAYARVVTDRATFAWLCDVYVDRSVRGKGIGTALAGAVRDHLRPYGLRRILLVTHDAHGVYRKLGFVPLARPDQWMALEP is encoded by the coding sequence ATGACCGACACCGACACCGACACCCCGCGCCTCGCCGAGGGCTACGAGATATCCACCGACACCGACCGCGTCGACGCCGAGCGGGTGCACCGGTGGCTGTCCACCGACGCGTACTGGGCGCTCGGACGTCCGCGGGAGCGGCAGGACCGGGCGATCGACGGGTCCCTCAACTTCGGCGTGTACGCGACGGTTTCGGGGGAGCAGGTGGCCTACGCCCGGGTCGTGACCGATCGGGCCACCTTCGCGTGGCTGTGCGACGTCTACGTCGACCGGTCGGTGCGGGGCAAGGGGATCGGTACCGCGTTGGCCGGGGCGGTGCGCGACCATCTGCGGCCTTACGGGCTGCGGCGGATCCTGCTCGTCACGCACGACGCCCACGGGGTGTACCGGAAGCTCGGGTTCGTGCCGCTGGCGCGGCCGGATCAGTGGATGGCCCTGGAGCCTTAG
- a CDS encoding PLP-dependent aminotransferase family protein encodes MHERSSVGHLAERLRRELNRYSPGEKLPSSRALVERYRVSPVTVSRALAQLAAEGLVVTRPGAGAFRAPARTPVTPAGDTSWQEVALSADGAADLVPRSVDASGVLVSLAAPPPGVIEFNGGYLHPSLQPERAMSAALARAGRRPGAWGRPPTEGLPELREWFARTIGGGVTAAEVLITSGGQSALTTALRALAPPGAPVLVESPTYPGMLAIARAAGLRPVPVPVDADGVRPSLLADAFRATGARLFVCQPLFQNPTGAVLAPERRGEVLGIARAAGAFVVEDDFVRRLVHEDAGPLPRPLAADDPDGVVVHVGSLTKATSPSFRVSALAARGPVLERLRAIQVVDTFFVPRPLQEAALELVGSPAWPRHLRAVSAELRSRRDVMTTALRLRLPDLCLPHIPSGGYHLWLRLPDGTGGTSRAFGTGGESALTAAALRAGVAITPGRPYFSAEPPAGHVRLSFAAVAGEGEITEGVRRLRAACDEVL; translated from the coding sequence ATGCACGAGCGTAGCAGCGTGGGTCATCTGGCGGAACGGCTCCGAAGGGAGCTGAACCGCTACTCTCCCGGTGAAAAGCTGCCATCGAGCCGAGCCCTCGTCGAGCGGTACCGGGTGAGTCCGGTGACCGTCTCACGGGCCCTCGCGCAGCTGGCCGCCGAGGGCCTGGTCGTCACCCGTCCCGGCGCCGGCGCCTTCCGCGCCCCGGCGCGCACTCCCGTCACCCCGGCCGGGGACACCTCGTGGCAGGAGGTGGCGCTGAGCGCGGACGGCGCCGCCGACCTCGTCCCGCGATCGGTGGACGCGTCCGGCGTCCTGGTCTCGCTCGCCGCGCCGCCGCCCGGTGTGATCGAGTTCAACGGCGGCTATCTGCATCCCTCACTGCAACCGGAGCGGGCGATGTCGGCGGCACTGGCCCGCGCGGGACGCCGGCCCGGCGCGTGGGGACGGCCGCCCACCGAAGGGCTGCCCGAGCTGCGGGAGTGGTTCGCGCGCACCATCGGCGGGGGCGTGACGGCCGCGGAGGTGCTGATCACCTCGGGCGGCCAGTCCGCGCTGACCACCGCCCTGCGCGCGCTCGCCCCGCCGGGGGCGCCGGTGCTCGTCGAGTCGCCGACCTACCCGGGCATGCTGGCGATCGCCCGGGCGGCGGGGCTGCGGCCCGTACCGGTGCCGGTGGACGCGGACGGCGTACGGCCGTCCCTGCTCGCCGACGCGTTCCGGGCGACCGGGGCCCGTCTCTTCGTCTGCCAGCCGCTGTTCCAGAACCCGACCGGCGCGGTGCTCGCCCCCGAGCGGCGGGGCGAGGTGCTCGGCATCGCGCGCGCGGCCGGCGCGTTCGTCGTCGAGGACGACTTCGTCCGACGGCTCGTGCACGAGGACGCCGGACCGCTGCCGCGGCCGCTCGCCGCCGACGACCCGGACGGAGTCGTCGTGCACGTCGGCTCGCTCACCAAGGCCACCTCGCCGAGCTTCCGGGTCAGCGCGCTAGCCGCGCGCGGTCCGGTGCTGGAGCGGCTGCGCGCCATCCAGGTCGTCGACACCTTCTTCGTCCCCCGGCCCTTGCAGGAGGCGGCGCTGGAACTGGTCGGCTCGCCCGCCTGGCCCCGCCATCTGCGGGCGGTCTCGGCGGAGTTGAGGTCCCGGCGCGATGTCATGACGACGGCCCTGCGGCTGCGCCTCCCCGACCTGTGTCTCCCGCACATCCCCTCGGGCGGCTACCACCTCTGGCTCCGCCTGCCCGACGGCACCGGGGGCACCTCCCGGGCCTTCGGCACCGGCGGTGAGTCCGCCCTGACGGCCGCCGCCCTGCGCGCGGGTGTCGCCATCACCCCCGGCCGCCCCTACTTCAGCGCCGAACCCCCCGCCGGCCACGTCCGCCTGAGCTTCGCGGCGGTCGCGGGCGAGGGGGAGATCACCGAGGGGGTACGCAGACTTCGGGCGGCCTGTGACGAGGTGCTGTGA
- a CDS encoding DMT family transporter, whose amino-acid sequence MRAQSSAITPTRIAVTAPAGPPAAGTLLAGLGVVAFSLTFPATAWGLEGFGPWTLVAVRSVLAALIAGACLLALRVPPPGRRHWPGLAVVAAGVVVGFPLLTTLALRTSTTAHAAVVVGLLPLTTALLSALRVGTRPSRTFWAAAFAGAVAVAAFTVQQSGGALSTADLYLCAALLVCAAGYTEGGRLARVMPGWQVIGWALVLCLPLAVPAAAVALAYEPVRLTAQSVAGLLWVAAGSQFLGLILWYRGMAAIGIPRASQLQLAQPLLTLVWSVLLLGEHLTVAAPLTAAAVLVCIAVTQRARS is encoded by the coding sequence ATGAGAGCACAGAGTAGCGCTATCACACCGACCCGGATAGCGGTCACCGCCCCGGCCGGGCCCCCTGCCGCCGGCACCCTGCTGGCCGGCCTGGGGGTCGTGGCCTTCTCCCTCACCTTCCCCGCCACCGCCTGGGGCCTGGAGGGCTTCGGCCCCTGGACGCTCGTCGCCGTGCGCAGCGTGCTCGCGGCGCTGATCGCGGGCGCCTGTCTGCTGGCCCTGCGCGTTCCGCCGCCCGGCCGCAGACACTGGCCGGGGCTCGCGGTGGTCGCCGCCGGAGTGGTCGTGGGCTTCCCGCTGCTGACCACGCTGGCCCTGCGGACCTCCACCACCGCGCACGCCGCCGTCGTGGTCGGCCTGCTCCCGTTGACCACCGCGCTCCTGTCCGCCCTGCGGGTCGGCACCCGCCCCTCCCGCACCTTCTGGGCGGCGGCGTTCGCGGGCGCGGTCGCGGTGGCCGCCTTCACCGTCCAGCAGAGCGGCGGCGCGCTGTCCACCGCCGACCTGTACCTGTGCGCCGCGCTGCTGGTGTGCGCGGCCGGCTACACCGAGGGCGGCCGGCTGGCCCGGGTCATGCCGGGATGGCAGGTCATCGGCTGGGCCCTGGTGCTGTGTCTGCCGCTCGCCGTGCCCGCCGCCGCGGTGGCCCTGGCGTACGAGCCGGTGCGGCTGACCGCGCAGAGCGTGGCCGGGCTGCTGTGGGTGGCGGCGGGCTCGCAGTTCCTGGGCCTGATCCTCTGGTACCGCGGCATGGCGGCCATCGGCATCCCCCGTGCCAGCCAGTTGCAGTTGGCGCAGCCGCTGCTCACACTGGTGTGGTCGGTGCTGCTGCTGGGCGAGCACCTGACGGTGGCCGCCCCGCTGACGGCCGCGGCGGTGCTGGTGTGCATCGCCGTCACCCAGCGGGCGCGGAGCTGA
- a CDS encoding DUF1918 domain-containing protein, translating into MRATVGDQLVQHGRVVGQHDKVGEIVEVMGREGNPPYRVRFEDGHEGVCSPGPDTEIRHRETRR; encoded by the coding sequence ATGCGTGCAACCGTGGGCGACCAGCTTGTCCAGCACGGCAGGGTGGTCGGACAGCACGACAAGGTCGGCGAGATCGTCGAAGTCATGGGCCGGGAGGGCAACCCCCCGTACCGCGTCCGCTTCGAGGACGGGCACGAGGGCGTGTGCTCGCCGGGTCCCGACACCGAGATCCGGCACCGGGAAACCCGCCGGTGA
- a CDS encoding family 10 glycosylhydrolase — protein MGRLSRRAFALAALSMLTPASGAASAPGAAAPRERRRAGGEMRGVWLATVSNRDWPSKPGLPADRQRAELVAHLDTAVRRRLNTVIFQARPTADALWPSPYEPWSQYLTGTQGGDPGWDPLGTAVEEAHARGLELHAWFNPYRVANHTDPGRLVASHPARRNPDWVVAYGGKLYYNPGLPEVRAFVQDAMLDAVHRYPVDAVHFDDYFYPYPVAGQSFDDDAAYERHGGGFPDRAAWRRDNIDRLVRETAARVTSVRPGTRFGVSPFGVWRNAGTDPLGSATRAGVQTYDDLYADTRKWVRKGWIDYLVPQLYWNIGFPAADYAELLSWWARVARDSRTELYVGEALYKAGDPAQPAAWQDPAELSRHLTLARDHPEVRGHVHFAAKEVAADRIGAMARVVADHYQRPATPPR, from the coding sequence ATGGGGCGACTGTCACGGCGGGCGTTCGCGCTGGCGGCCTTGTCGATGCTCACGCCGGCCTCGGGGGCGGCCTCCGCCCCGGGTGCGGCGGCCCCGCGGGAGCGGCGGCGGGCCGGCGGTGAGATGCGGGGCGTGTGGCTGGCGACCGTGAGCAACCGTGACTGGCCCTCGAAGCCGGGGCTGCCGGCGGACCGGCAGCGCGCCGAACTCGTCGCCCACCTGGACACGGCGGTGCGCCGACGCCTCAACACCGTGATCTTCCAGGCGCGTCCCACGGCCGACGCGCTGTGGCCCTCGCCGTACGAGCCGTGGTCGCAGTACCTCACCGGCACCCAGGGCGGGGACCCGGGCTGGGACCCGCTCGGCACGGCCGTCGAGGAGGCGCACGCGCGGGGGCTGGAACTGCACGCCTGGTTCAACCCGTACCGTGTCGCGAACCACACCGACCCCGGCAGGCTCGTCGCCTCCCACCCCGCCCGCCGGAACCCGGACTGGGTGGTGGCGTACGGCGGGAAGCTCTACTACAACCCCGGACTGCCCGAGGTCCGCGCCTTCGTGCAGGACGCGATGCTGGACGCGGTGCACCGGTACCCGGTGGACGCCGTGCACTTCGACGACTACTTCTACCCGTACCCGGTGGCGGGGCAGAGCTTCGACGACGACGCCGCCTACGAGCGTCACGGCGGCGGCTTCCCGGACCGGGCCGCCTGGCGGCGCGACAACATCGACCGGCTGGTGCGGGAGACGGCGGCCCGTGTCACATCGGTCCGCCCCGGCACCCGCTTCGGCGTCAGCCCCTTCGGGGTGTGGCGCAACGCCGGCACCGACCCGCTCGGCTCGGCCACCCGGGCGGGTGTGCAGACGTACGACGACCTGTACGCGGACACCCGGAAGTGGGTCCGGAAGGGCTGGATCGACTACCTCGTTCCGCAGCTCTACTGGAACATCGGCTTCCCCGCCGCCGACTACGCCGAGCTGCTGTCCTGGTGGGCGCGCGTGGCCCGGGACAGCAGGACCGAGCTGTACGTGGGCGAGGCGCTCTACAAGGCCGGGGACCCCGCGCAGCCCGCGGCCTGGCAGGACCCGGCCGAACTGTCCCGGCACCTCACGCTGGCCCGGGACCATCCCGAGGTGCGCGGGCATGTCCACTTCGCCGCCAAGGAGGTGGCGGCGGACCGGATCGGCGCGATGGCGCGGGTGGTCGCCGACCACTACCAGCGGCCGGCGACGCCCCCGCGCTGA
- a CDS encoding 3-hydroxybutyryl-CoA dehydrogenase: protein MTDIERVGVVGCGQMGAGIAEVCARAGLDVKVAETTGEALEIGRTRLFNSLSKAAERGKISAEELDATQARLSFTTDLGEFADRDLVIEAVVENEQVKTEIFQVLDQVVTRPDAILASNTSSIPLVRLAVATARPDHVVGIHFFNPAPVQKLVELIPALTTSEGTLSRAQAFAEKVLGKHAIRAQDRSGFVVNALLIPYLLSAIRMFESGIASREDIDNGMELGCAHPMGPLKLSDLIGLDTVASVAYSMYEEYKEPLYAAPPLLQRMVDAGRLGRKSGSGFYTYV from the coding sequence GTGACCGACATCGAGCGCGTCGGAGTCGTGGGCTGCGGCCAGATGGGAGCGGGCATCGCCGAGGTGTGTGCCCGTGCCGGTCTGGACGTGAAAGTGGCCGAGACCACGGGCGAGGCCCTGGAGATCGGCCGGACCCGGCTGTTCAACTCCCTGTCCAAGGCGGCCGAACGCGGCAAGATCAGCGCCGAGGAGCTCGACGCGACGCAGGCCCGGCTGAGCTTCACCACCGACCTCGGCGAGTTCGCGGACCGGGACCTGGTGATCGAGGCGGTCGTGGAGAACGAGCAGGTCAAGACCGAGATCTTCCAGGTGCTCGACCAGGTCGTGACCCGGCCGGACGCCATCCTCGCCTCCAACACCTCCTCGATCCCGCTGGTGCGGCTCGCGGTCGCCACCGCGCGGCCCGACCACGTCGTCGGCATCCACTTCTTCAACCCGGCCCCCGTGCAGAAGCTGGTCGAGCTGATCCCGGCGCTCACCACCTCCGAGGGCACGCTCAGCCGGGCCCAGGCCTTCGCCGAGAAGGTGCTGGGCAAGCACGCCATCCGCGCCCAGGACCGCTCCGGTTTCGTGGTGAACGCGCTGCTGATCCCGTATCTCCTCTCCGCCATCCGGATGTTCGAGTCGGGCATCGCCAGCCGCGAGGACATCGACAACGGCATGGAGCTGGGCTGCGCCCATCCGATGGGCCCGCTGAAGCTGTCCGACCTGATCGGCCTGGACACCGTCGCCTCGGTCGCGTACTCGATGTACGAGGAGTACAAGGAGCCGCTGTACGCCGCTCCCCCGCTGCTCCAGCGCATGGTCGACGCGGGCCGGCTGGGCCGCAAGTCCGGCTCGGGGTTCTACACGTACGTCTGA